The Rhizobium sp. WSM4643 genome contains the following window.
TGCCCTTCCCTTGGCGTCGCATAACCGGCAACACCGCGTTGGTCACACGGAAAACGCCGAAGACGTTCACGTCGAACAACGACTTGGCCTGGGCCATTGAGGACTCCTCCGCGCCACCAAGCAGCCCCATGCCAGCATTATTGACAAGAAGATCGATGCGGCCGGCCTCTGCTAGCACGTCATCAACCAGTTTCGCCACCGACGCGTCGTCGGTCACGTCGCATGTCAGCATGGATACACCGTCGCTCCTCTGGGTTGCGGGGCGGCGGCTGGTTCCGAACACGCGAAAGCCCGCGTTCTGCAGGGCTGCGGCCGTTGCATACCCGATGCCGGTGGATGCCCCAGTCACCAAGGCTACGCCAAGATTGTTCTTGTTCATGGAAATCACTTCTTTCTGTGTGATGAGCTGCTGCTTCTAAAACTCGGGTAGGCTTTCTGCGACTTACAAGCAAAAAGGGAGGTCTCCGACGATGTCGTCAGGCAGTCGACGGATACCGCTTTGGCCTGTTCCCTAAATATGCGGCTTATGCAGGAGCCTTAGGACACACTCACCTTGCCGGGCGGGAGCTAAACTTCGGCACTTTTCGGCGCCAGGTCATTGAACCCGGCTTAGCCTTCAGCGACGTCGCCGCCGCGCGCAATGCGCCTGACTTCGCCAGCCGCTGCGTTAAGGATGCCTCGTGAAAGGTCCTCGTCTTCCATGATCCGCGACAGCGTAACGGCGCCCACCATGAGAGACAGTATGGCCATCGCCCCGCCGCTGGGACTAGAGCTCGTGTCGCTGGCCATCAGTTCATCCAGAACCTCGAAGTGAGCCCGGATCCCGTCTTCAAATGGGCGCCTGACCTCTTTGCTCTGGCGAGCCGCGTCCGATCCCAGCGCCACAAGTGGGCAGCCTTCTGACTTTTCACCTCTGTGGTCCGATGAAAGATAGAACGCCATGACTGCCTCAAGGGGATCGGAGCTACTTGCCGCCGCTGCAGACCATCTCCGTGT
Protein-coding sequences here:
- a CDS encoding TetR/AcrR family transcriptional regulator; the protein is MRVSRAQAEENRETVINVASRLFREHGFDGIGLKDLMKGAGLTQGGFYKQFASKDDLAALASRRAMESATRRWSAAAASSSDPLEAVMAFYLSSDHRGEKSEGCPLVALGSDAARQSKEVRRPFEDGIRAHFEVLDELMASDTSSSPSGGAMAILSLMVGAVTLSRIMEDEDLSRGILNAAAGEVRRIARGGDVAEG